A region from the Serinibacter arcticus genome encodes:
- a CDS encoding glutamate ABC transporter substrate-binding protein translates to MSASLRRGPRRRTTAVLAGALSVLALAACTGPTGLDDLGRQPAETATEDPTTPAVPGAATCSDATTSYTPSALPEAGAFEPGSTMAEIYDRGALVAGISADTLLMGSRNPLTGEIEGFDVDVLRDISTAIFGTPDRVQFRVITSGERMGVLENEEVDVVARTFSMTCTRWETIAFSAEYYGAGQKVLVSAESTATGLDDLDGERVCAPAGTTTLTRLETYTGIEVVPARTHTACLALFQQAQVDAITGDDTILAGFAAQDPYAKVIGEAISEEPYGVGIPAGNTDMAAFVNAVLEQRVADGRWQASYDRWLGVLGDDVAAPTPVYGRS, encoded by the coding sequence ATGAGCGCGTCGTTGCGACGGGGACCCCGCAGGCGGACGACGGCGGTGCTGGCCGGCGCGCTGAGCGTGCTCGCGCTCGCCGCGTGCACCGGCCCGACCGGCCTCGACGACCTCGGTCGCCAGCCGGCCGAGACCGCCACCGAGGACCCGACCACCCCGGCCGTCCCCGGGGCTGCCACCTGCTCCGACGCCACCACGTCGTACACCCCGTCCGCCCTCCCGGAGGCCGGCGCGTTCGAGCCCGGCAGCACGATGGCGGAGATCTACGACCGCGGCGCGCTGGTGGCCGGCATCTCGGCCGACACCCTGCTCATGGGCTCGCGCAACCCGCTCACGGGCGAGATCGAGGGCTTCGACGTCGACGTGCTGCGCGACATCTCGACGGCGATCTTCGGCACGCCCGACCGAGTGCAGTTCCGCGTCATCACCTCGGGCGAGCGGATGGGGGTGCTGGAGAACGAGGAGGTCGACGTCGTCGCCCGCACGTTCTCCATGACCTGCACGCGCTGGGAGACGATCGCCTTCTCGGCCGAGTACTACGGCGCGGGCCAGAAGGTGCTCGTCTCCGCCGAGTCCACGGCGACGGGGCTCGACGACCTCGACGGCGAGCGCGTCTGCGCGCCGGCGGGCACCACGACCCTCACGCGCCTGGAGACCTACACCGGCATCGAGGTCGTGCCCGCGCGCACCCACACCGCGTGCCTGGCGCTCTTCCAGCAGGCGCAGGTCGACGCGATCACCGGCGACGACACGATCCTCGCGGGCTTCGCCGCCCAGGACCCGTACGCCAAGGTGATCGGCGAGGCCATCAGCGAGGAGCCGTACGGCGTCGGCATCCCGGCGGGGAACACCGACATGGCGGCGTTCGTCAACGCGGTGCTCGAGCAGCGCGTGGCCGACGGCCGCTGGCAGGCCTCCTACGACCGGTGGCTCGGGGTGCTGGGCGACGACGTCGCCGCGCCCACGCCGGTCTACGGACGCTCGTAG
- a CDS encoding AAA family ATPase: MTPTGQPGQPGQPGQPGQPGQPGEPAAAGATAAGTEAAAAAEAEEAEPLPTLEELMATLDDLVGLDRAKSQVRRQIEMLRVEKLRTEAGLTRPTLTRHLVFVGNPGTGKTTVARLVSGIYRALGLLSKGHLVEVDRSELVAGYLGQTAAKTSEVVQSALGGVLFIDEAYSLSQGVNGPDAYGSEAVNTLVKDMEDHRDDLVVIVAGYPGPMKDFIATNPGLESRFSTTITFEDYTDVELREIFTLQASGADFEPTPECLARVEEITSVQPRNSGFGNGRYVRNLLDAAIARHAWRLRDVEAPTLDQLRTLVPEDLVDPSGKDLDETLALLEPTADPSDAEPSDVDASDAEPTADDADGRDAVVMDEPIEPIDPAPGPDPDADQQEEQRP; encoded by the coding sequence GTGACGCCGACCGGCCAGCCCGGCCAGCCCGGCCAGCCCGGCCAGCCCGGCCAGCCCGGCCAGCCCGGTGAGCCCGCCGCGGCCGGTGCCACGGCGGCCGGGACCGAGGCCGCCGCGGCGGCCGAGGCCGAGGAGGCCGAGCCGCTGCCCACGCTCGAGGAGCTGATGGCGACGCTCGACGACCTCGTCGGCCTCGACCGCGCGAAGTCGCAGGTGCGCCGCCAGATCGAGATGCTGCGCGTGGAGAAGCTGCGCACCGAGGCGGGCCTGACCCGACCGACGCTGACGCGCCACCTCGTGTTCGTCGGCAATCCCGGCACCGGCAAGACCACGGTCGCGCGGCTCGTGTCGGGCATCTACCGTGCCCTCGGCCTGCTGTCCAAGGGCCACCTGGTGGAGGTCGACCGCTCCGAGCTCGTGGCCGGATACCTGGGCCAGACCGCGGCGAAGACGTCCGAGGTGGTGCAGTCGGCCCTCGGTGGCGTGCTGTTCATCGACGAGGCCTACTCGCTCTCGCAGGGGGTCAACGGTCCGGACGCCTACGGCTCCGAGGCGGTCAACACCCTGGTCAAGGACATGGAGGACCACCGCGACGACCTCGTGGTGATCGTCGCCGGCTACCCCGGACCGATGAAGGACTTCATCGCGACCAACCCGGGCCTGGAGTCGCGGTTCTCCACGACCATCACGTTCGAGGACTACACCGACGTCGAGCTGCGGGAGATCTTCACGCTGCAGGCGAGCGGCGCCGACTTCGAGCCGACGCCGGAGTGCCTGGCGCGCGTCGAGGAGATCACGAGCGTCCAGCCCCGCAACTCCGGTTTCGGCAACGGACGCTACGTGCGCAACCTGCTCGACGCCGCGATCGCCCGGCACGCCTGGCGACTGCGGGACGTCGAGGCCCCCACGCTCGACCAGCTGCGCACGCTCGTGCCCGAGGACCTCGTCGACCCGAGCGGCAAGGACCTCGACGAGACGCTCGCGCTGCTCGAACCCACCGCGGACCCGAGCGACGCCGAGCCGAGCGACGTAGACGCGAGCGACGCCGAGCCGACCGCGGACGACGCGGACGGACGCGACGCCGTCGTGATGGATGAACCGATCGAGCCGATCGACCCGGCTCCGGGGCCCGACCCGGACGCCGACCAGCAGGAGGAGCAGCGCCCATGA
- a CDS encoding toxic anion resistance protein, translated as MTSEAAPLEPPVAVETLTLTAPGPVQSVSATQAPAMAPRIDAAVIPSLDAKVSSYLTQLSGATPRSPEFAAKADDIRTMGDAEIRKAAEVSNRLLQAPVKEIREGGIAESSSVSKSLLDLRRVVDELDPSEKTFGRKLLGILPFGDKIGDYFRQYESAQKQIDAIIRSLYSGQDELRKDNAALNLEKRQLWETMTRLNQYIYVAEQLDVGVSAAIAEVEATDPDRATALREDVLFYVRQKHQDLLTQLAVSIQGYLAMDIILKNNQELIKGVDRATTTTVSALRTAVIVAQALANQKLVLDQITALNTTTSGLIESTSRMLRQNSAEIQQQAASASVGIEQLQAAFENIYATLDSISTFKIQALDSMAKTIGVLQVETTKATEYVDRARRAESPENLGVSNGSLDLGRL; from the coding sequence ATGACCTCCGAAGCAGCACCCCTCGAGCCGCCCGTCGCCGTCGAGACGCTGACGCTGACAGCCCCCGGACCGGTGCAGTCGGTCTCCGCCACCCAGGCCCCCGCGATGGCCCCGCGCATCGACGCCGCGGTCATCCCGTCCCTGGACGCGAAGGTCAGCTCCTACCTCACCCAGCTCTCGGGCGCCACGCCCCGCTCGCCGGAGTTCGCGGCCAAGGCGGACGACATCCGCACCATGGGCGACGCCGAGATCCGCAAGGCCGCCGAGGTGTCCAACCGTCTGCTCCAGGCGCCGGTCAAGGAGATCCGCGAGGGTGGCATCGCCGAGTCCTCCTCCGTGAGCAAGTCGCTGCTCGACCTGCGCCGCGTGGTGGACGAGCTCGACCCCAGCGAGAAGACGTTCGGTCGCAAGCTGCTCGGCATCCTCCCGTTCGGCGACAAGATCGGCGACTACTTCCGTCAGTACGAGAGCGCCCAGAAGCAGATCGACGCGATCATCCGCTCGCTCTACTCGGGCCAGGACGAGCTGCGCAAGGACAACGCCGCGCTCAACCTCGAGAAGCGCCAGCTCTGGGAGACCATGACGCGTCTCAACCAGTACATCTACGTCGCCGAGCAGCTCGACGTCGGCGTCTCCGCCGCCATCGCCGAGGTCGAGGCCACGGACCCCGACCGCGCCACGGCCCTGCGCGAGGACGTGCTGTTCTACGTCCGCCAGAAGCACCAGGACCTGCTGACGCAGCTCGCCGTCTCCATCCAGGGCTACCTCGCGATGGACATCATCCTGAAGAACAACCAGGAGCTCATCAAGGGCGTCGACCGCGCGACGACGACGACCGTCTCCGCGCTGCGCACGGCCGTGATCGTGGCGCAGGCGCTCGCGAACCAGAAGCTCGTGCTCGACCAGATCACGGCGCTGAACACCACGACGTCCGGCCTCATCGAGTCGACGTCGCGGATGCTCCGGCAGAACTCGGCCGAGATCCAGCAGCAGGCCGCGAGCGCGTCGGTCGGCATCGAGCAGCTGCAGGCCGCCTTCGAGAACATCTACGCGACGCTCGACTCCATCTCGACGTTCAAGATCCAGGCGCTCGACTCGATGGCCAAGACCATCGGCGTGCTCCAGGTCGAGACGACGAAGGCCACGGAGTACGTCGACCGCGCGCGTCGCGCCGAGAGCCCCGAGAACCTCGGCGTGAGCAACGGCTCGCTCGACCTCGGCCGGCTGTAG